The genomic window TTCTCTCCTGAAGCTCCGCAAGTAGCTCAAGGTCTACTGTGCTCATACCGAAGCTTTCTGGATAGGGAAGGTAAAGCACAGGAGACACTGTATGAAGGAGATGGACCTCGGCATTGTGGGCTTGAGCAAAAAGTTTCACTACTCTAATAAGCGGGTTTGTTATCTCCGTAAAGTCAACTGGTGCAAGGAATTTCATCTTCATCTCCTCCCTTCAAAATTACTAAAAAGCTCTAAGAAGTCTACACTCACTTCACATCCATCCAGTTTAAAAACCCTATCTAACTTTTTTCTGTATTTCCCATCCACAAGTTCAAAGACCTTTACCATCTTCTCGTCAGGATATAAGAGGACAAAGTATTTCACGCCTTGCATCTCACACAACTCAAACTTAAGACCTTCATCCATCTGCCTGCTACTTGGAGAAACTATCTCCACCACCATCTGTGGCGGACTTTCCACCCTCTCTGGAATTTCTCCACACAATACCATTAGGTCTGGTCTTATG from Hydrogenobacter sp. T-8 includes these protein-coding regions:
- a CDS encoding Uma2 family endonuclease encodes the protein MSLAYKYRPHYTVEDYLKWQGDWELIEGMPYAMASPRPLNQYLLNELGAFLRNVFLQEECSTCKVYVELDWYVSFDTVIRPDLMVLCGEIPERVESPPQMVVEIVSPSSRQMDEGLKFELCEMQGVKYFVLLYPDEKMVKVFELVDGKYRKKLDRVFKLDGCEVSVDFLELFSNFEGRR